Proteins from one Acropora muricata isolate sample 2 chromosome 9, ASM3666990v1, whole genome shotgun sequence genomic window:
- the LOC136929614 gene encoding ER degradation-enhancing alpha-mannosidase-like protein 2, with the protein MRRVLTVCVLFAFMILADTMTKDEIYRYRLRTKAMFYHGYDSYLQYAYPYDELRPLSCSGQDTWGSYSLTLIDALDTLLVLGNASEFQRISDLLAVTLNFNVDINVSVFETNIRVIGGLLSAHLLAARAGVKVEQSWPCDGPLLRLAVDVAERLLPAFDTPTGMPYGTVNLRYGVPLSETPITCTAGCGTFIIEFGTISALTGDERFKMVALRALEGLWNSRSKLGLVGNHINVINGQWTAQDAGIGAGVDSYFEYLLKGGVLLGSPRLVDMFREYYGKVQQYLKISDWYVWAHMEKGQITMPIFQSLDAYWPGLQTLWGDIGPASRTLQKYHSVWRHFGFIPEFYQIASGEPYSGRAGYPLRPELIESAMYLYRATKDPYFLEVGRDMLESIEASARTPCGYATIKDVKTHEKEDRMESFFLAETAKYLYLLFDEDNFIHQNNGSVNSQMSPSCFAGSAGYIFNTEAHPIDIGAIHCCSSSRLTHVPEELRIQQLFGIKTKGSSRTNSDSKEETRTFTGDYTCKARSFEKKLSMFGAFIEELLSGKT; encoded by the exons ATGCGTCGAGTTCTGACAGTGTGTGTGCTGTTCGCATTTATGATTTTGGCAGACACCATGACAAAAGATGAGATATACAGATATCG ACTCAGGACAAAAGCTATGTTCTATCATGGTTATGATAGTTATCTTCAATATGCATATCCATATGATGAATTGAGACCCTTGTCATGCAGTGGTCAGGACACCTGGGGAAG CTATTCATTGACTTTAATAGATGCCTTGGATACACTTTTG GTCCTTGGAAATGCTTCTGAATTCCAAAGGATTTCAGATCTCTTAGCTGTCACACTAAATTTTAATGTTGACATCAATGTATCAGTGTTTGAAACAAACATTAGAG TTATTGGGGGCCTGTTGTCAGCACACTTACTTGCTGCAAGAGCAGGTGTGAAAGTAGAGCAAAGTTGGCCCTGTGATGGACCTCTACTAAGACTGGCTGTGGATGTAGCAGAGAGACTTTTGCCAG CATTTGACACTCCTACTGGCATGCCATATGGCACTGTGAATCTTCGTTATGGAGTGCCATTATCAGAGACACCCATCACCTGTACAGCGGGGTGTGGCACTTTTATTATAGAATTTGGAACAATCAGTGCTCTGACGG GTGATGAGAGATTTAAAATGGTTGCCCTGAGAGCTCTGGAAGGATTGTGGAATAGCAGGTCAAAACTAGGCTTG GTGGGTAATCATATAAATGTCATAAATGGACAATGGACAGCACAAGATGCAGGCATTGGAGCTGGTGTTGACTCATATTTTGAATACCTCCTAAAGGGAGGTGTTTTGCTTGGTTCACCAAGACTGGTGGACATgttcagag AATATTATGGCAAAGTTCAACAGTATCTGAAAATCAGTGACTGGTATGTGTGGGCCCACATGGAGAAAGGCCAGATAACTATGCCAATCTTCCAGTCTCTAGATGCCTATTGGCCAGGGCTACAG ACATTGTGGGGAGACATAGGCCCAGCATCAAGAACTCTCCAAAAGTATCATAGTGTTTGGCGTCATTTTGGTTTTATCCCTGAGTTTTATCAGATTGCTTCAGGAGAACCATACTCTGGGAGAGCAGGATACCCCCTGAGGCCAG AGCTGATTGAAAGTGCCATGTACTTGTACCGTGCAACGAAGGATCCATATTTTCTTGAAGTAGGAAGGGATATGCTGGAATCTATAGAAGCAAGTGCAAGAACACCATGCGGATACGCTACT ATAAAAGATGTGAAGACGCATGAGAAAGAGGATAGAATGGAGTCATTTTTCTTAGCTGAGACAGCCAAGTATTTGTATCTTTTATTTGATGAAGACAATTTCATACATCAGAACAACGGTTCCGTGAATAGTCAGATGAGTCCATCTTGTTTTGCTGGTTCAGCAGGATATATTTTCAATACAGAGGCACACCCTATTGACATCGGTGCAATACACTGTTGTTCATCATCAAGATTAACTCATGTACCAGAGGAATTGAGAATACAACAGTTGTTTGGAATTAAGACAAAAGGATCATCAAGAACAAATAGTGACAGCAAGGAAGAGACGA
- the LOC136927653 gene encoding CAP-Gly domain-containing linker protein 1-like isoform X2 yields MSIPSIHNCLYLSAENERIRKKYKKLARKNGQLEKELNDFKEQFRKNELMQTVTRSVQVQTETKRSQSAGEVMAMSGQRSVRSQQLESNQPRKSVDEQFERTTKMLSLHKDLMKKYQKELRTNTAQVEQITTLNLENRDLEKKLQEAQQKMEELQKENETLKTRINAMGVKERITPSKRDLMANLQKVSQERNQLARERKKFKDELKMLDRGFFEEIEDLKYALQQAARLNSAYEKALRQLCSQCGMPYPKITTTTPPKTHKRKRSRSQAREFR; encoded by the exons ATGTCTATTCCTAGTATTCACAATTGTCTTTAC ctTTCTGCAGAAAATGAACGTATCAGGAAGAAATACAAGAAACTTGCCAGAAAGAATGGTCAGTTGGAAAAAGAACTAAATGACTTCAAAGAACAGTTTAGGAAAAATGAATTGATGCAGACAGTTACTAGGAG TGTGCAAGTCCAAACAGAGACCAAGAGGTCACAGTCAGCTGGGGAAGTGATGGCTATGAGCGGACAGAGATCAGTGCGTTCACAACAGTTAGAATCTAATCAACCAAGGAAATCAGTGGATGAACAGTTTGAAAGGACAACCAA GATGCTTTCTTTACACAAAGACCTGATGAAGAAATATCAGAAAGAACTAAGGACCAACACAGCTCAAGTGGAACAaattacaactttaaat TTGGAAAATAGAGATCTGGAAAAGAAGCTCCAGGAGGCCCAACAAAAAATGGAGGAACTACAAAAAGAGAATGAAACActtaaaacaagaataaatGCAATGGGCGTCAAAGAGAGAATAACTCCTTCCAAAAGAG ATTTGATGGCTAATCTCCAGAAGGTATCCCAAGAGCGAAATCAGCTTGccagagaaagaaaaaagttcaaAG ATGAACTCAAGATGCTTGATAGG GGATTCTTTGAGGAGATTGAGGATTTGAAGTATGCTCTTCAGCAGGCTGCAAGACTAAACAGTGCTTATGAAAAAGCTCTGAGGCAGCTTTGCTCTCAGTGTGGAATGCCCTACCCTaagataacaacaacaacaccaccAAAgacacacaaaagaaaaagatcacGATCACAAGCCAGAGAATTCAGATAA
- the LOC136927653 gene encoding centrosomal protein of 290 kDa-like isoform X1, with product MSIPSIHNCLYLSAENERIRKKYKKLARKNGQLEKELNDFKEQFRKNELMQTVTRSVQVQTETKRSQSAGEVMAMSGQRSVRSQQLESNQPRKSVDEQFERTTKMLSLHKDLMKKYQKELRTNTAQVEQITTLNLENRDLEKKLQEAQQKMEELQKENETLKTRINAMGVKERITPSKRVLFPDLMANLQKVSQERNQLARERKKFKDELKMLDRGFFEEIEDLKYALQQAARLNSAYEKALRQLCSQCGMPYPKITTTTPPKTHKRKRSRSQAREFR from the exons ATGTCTATTCCTAGTATTCACAATTGTCTTTAC ctTTCTGCAGAAAATGAACGTATCAGGAAGAAATACAAGAAACTTGCCAGAAAGAATGGTCAGTTGGAAAAAGAACTAAATGACTTCAAAGAACAGTTTAGGAAAAATGAATTGATGCAGACAGTTACTAGGAG TGTGCAAGTCCAAACAGAGACCAAGAGGTCACAGTCAGCTGGGGAAGTGATGGCTATGAGCGGACAGAGATCAGTGCGTTCACAACAGTTAGAATCTAATCAACCAAGGAAATCAGTGGATGAACAGTTTGAAAGGACAACCAA GATGCTTTCTTTACACAAAGACCTGATGAAGAAATATCAGAAAGAACTAAGGACCAACACAGCTCAAGTGGAACAaattacaactttaaat TTGGAAAATAGAGATCTGGAAAAGAAGCTCCAGGAGGCCCAACAAAAAATGGAGGAACTACAAAAAGAGAATGAAACActtaaaacaagaataaatGCAATGGGCGTCAAAGAGAGAATAACTCCTTCCAAAAGAG ttctttttccagATTTGATGGCTAATCTCCAGAAGGTATCCCAAGAGCGAAATCAGCTTGccagagaaagaaaaaagttcaaAG ATGAACTCAAGATGCTTGATAGG GGATTCTTTGAGGAGATTGAGGATTTGAAGTATGCTCTTCAGCAGGCTGCAAGACTAAACAGTGCTTATGAAAAAGCTCTGAGGCAGCTTTGCTCTCAGTGTGGAATGCCCTACCCTaagataacaacaacaacaccaccAAAgacacacaaaagaaaaagatcacGATCACAAGCCAGAGAATTCAGATAA